The following proteins come from a genomic window of Methanofollis sp.:
- the hisG gene encoding ATP phosphoribosyltransferase, which yields MTDPTRIRLAIPNKGRIAQPIRDLVEKSGIHLIDGGERKLIAKTVDPEIEVLFARPIDIPEYVANGAADIGITGRDMVMERGSIVDELLDLKMGGATLVVAVPEDAKVEGYADLAGAKVATEFPTITKTFFENQGISISVVPVGGACEATPYLGIADAIVDLTSTGTTLQTNRLRILGEVLRSSTLVIANPVSRTEKQEKIQEVLLALESVVRAKGQCYIMMNAHRDALPEIESVLPGLGGPTVMDVASREGLVAVHAVVKEECVYQLITQLKRAGARDILVMSIERMIP from the coding sequence ATGACTGATCCTACTCGTATACGTCTTGCAATCCCGAATAAAGGACGGATTGCACAACCGATCAGGGACCTCGTGGAAAAGAGCGGGATCCACCTCATCGACGGCGGCGAGCGCAAGCTCATCGCAAAGACGGTGGACCCCGAGATCGAGGTGCTCTTTGCCCGCCCGATCGATATCCCCGAGTATGTGGCGAACGGCGCCGCGGATATCGGCATCACCGGCCGCGACATGGTGATGGAGCGCGGCTCCATTGTCGACGAACTCCTCGACCTGAAGATGGGCGGGGCGACCCTGGTGGTGGCCGTGCCCGAGGACGCAAAGGTGGAGGGGTACGCCGACCTCGCCGGGGCGAAGGTGGCGACTGAGTTCCCGACCATTACGAAGACCTTCTTCGAGAACCAGGGCATCTCGATATCTGTCGTCCCGGTCGGCGGCGCCTGCGAGGCGACGCCCTATCTCGGCATCGCCGACGCCATCGTCGACCTGACGAGCACAGGCACCACCCTCCAGACAAACAGGCTGCGCATCCTCGGCGAGGTGCTGAGGTCGAGCACCCTGGTGATTGCAAACCCTGTCTCCCGCACTGAGAAGCAGGAGAAGATCCAGGAGGTGCTCCTGGCCCTGGAGAGCGTGGTGCGGGCTAAGGGGCAGTGCTATATTATGATGAATGCCCACAGGGACGCCCTGCCCGAGATCGAGAGCGTCCTTCCCGGCCTCGGCGGCCCGACTGTGATGGATGTGGCGTCGAGGGAGGGCCTCGTGGCCGTGCACGCGGTTGTCAAGGAGGAGTGCGTCTATCAGTTGATCACCCAGCTCAAGCGGGCTGGCGCCCGCGACATCCTGGTGATGTCGATCGAAAGGATGATCCCCTGA
- a CDS encoding methionine adenosyltransferase, translated as MIRNIKVERLEQTPIENQRIELIERKCIGHPDSIADGVAEAVSRALCKAYLEECGVYLHHNTDQGEIVAGESIPHFGGGKIVKPIYVLLTGRATKTFDGINIPADSIAVEAARSYIKSIIPILNLERDVIVDCRMGTGSTDLRDVFKVCGGSAIMRANDTSFGVGHAPFSETESLVKGVSDYLDTVYRPKNPAIGTDVKVMGLRDGDAITLTLAVAMVDRYLADIGEYVETVERLKETITEIAPRFTTRKVHVDVNTADDLTAGSVFLTVNGTSAEMGDDGSVGRGNRCNGLITPNRPMSMEATSGKNPINHIGKIYNLLATQLGNTCVAEVDGIEEIYVRLLSQIGHPVDQPLVASAKVIPKPGYDMKTIQPAVEAIIDTGLENICDITEKVVRGELNTF; from the coding sequence ATGATCAGAAACATCAAGGTTGAGCGGCTGGAGCAGACCCCGATAGAGAACCAGCGGATCGAACTGATTGAACGCAAGTGCATCGGTCACCCCGACAGCATCGCCGACGGCGTTGCGGAGGCCGTTTCGAGGGCTCTCTGCAAGGCGTACCTCGAAGAGTGCGGCGTCTACCTCCACCACAACACCGACCAGGGCGAGATCGTGGCCGGCGAGTCCATCCCCCACTTCGGCGGCGGGAAGATCGTCAAGCCCATCTACGTCCTCCTCACCGGCAGGGCGACGAAGACCTTCGACGGGATCAACATCCCGGCCGACTCGATCGCCGTCGAGGCGGCACGCTCCTACATCAAGAGCATCATCCCCATCCTGAACCTCGAGCGCGACGTCATCGTCGACTGCCGGATGGGGACCGGTTCGACCGATCTCCGTGACGTCTTCAAGGTCTGCGGCGGCTCGGCGATCATGCGTGCCAACGACACCTCCTTCGGCGTCGGCCACGCCCCCTTCAGCGAGACCGAGAGCCTCGTCAAGGGCGTCTCCGACTACCTCGACACCGTCTATCGGCCGAAGAACCCGGCGATCGGCACCGACGTGAAGGTCATGGGCCTGCGTGACGGCGACGCGATCACCCTCACCCTTGCCGTGGCGATGGTCGACCGCTACCTCGCTGACATCGGCGAATATGTCGAGACGGTCGAACGACTCAAGGAGACGATCACCGAGATCGCCCCGCGGTTCACGACCCGCAAGGTCCACGTCGACGTGAACACCGCCGACGACCTCACGGCAGGCAGCGTCTTCCTGACCGTCAACGGCACCTCCGCCGAGATGGGCGACGACGGCTCTGTCGGCCGCGGCAACCGCTGCAACGGGCTGATCACGCCGAACAGGCCGATGAGCATGGAAGCGACGAGCGGCAAGAACCCGATCAACCACATCGGCAAGATCTACAACCTCCTTGCGACCCAGCTCGGCAACACCTGCGTCGCCGAAGTGGACGGCATCGAGGAGATCTATGTCCGCCTCCTCTCCCAGATCGGTCACCCGGTCGACCAGCCGCTCGTGGCGAGCGCGAAGGTCATCCCGAAGCCGGGCTACGACATGAAGACGATCCAGCCCGCCGTCGAGGCGATCATCGACACCGGGCTTGAGAACATCTGCGACATCACCGAGAAGGTCGTCAGGGGCGAACTGAACACCTTCTAA